From Sphingopyxis sp. USTB-05, the proteins below share one genomic window:
- a CDS encoding TetR/AcrR family transcriptional regulator gives MPGDFPLDPIVATIARYGLRKTSMEDVAAALGVSRQALYNRHGSKGALVDWATQSLIDSSLAAALASIDQPARTLVERLTGALDAWAGRHMDALHASPHGAEVVAMLRREPSEAVRVAERRLVAAMAEAIRFSGPGSAVSRAGSMAQSLCWTARGLVHAVPDHATFRRQLDHIVSALVAR, from the coding sequence ATGCCGGGTGATTTTCCTCTCGATCCGATTGTCGCGACGATCGCGCGCTATGGTTTGCGCAAGACGTCGATGGAGGATGTCGCAGCCGCGCTCGGCGTGTCGCGTCAGGCACTGTATAATCGTCACGGATCGAAGGGCGCGCTGGTGGACTGGGCGACGCAGAGCCTGATCGACAGCTCGCTGGCTGCCGCGCTCGCCAGCATCGATCAGCCCGCGCGGACGCTCGTCGAGCGGTTGACCGGTGCGCTCGACGCATGGGCGGGGCGGCATATGGATGCGCTGCACGCTTCGCCGCATGGCGCCGAAGTCGTCGCGATGCTCCGGCGCGAGCCTTCCGAGGCGGTGCGTGTGGCCGAGCGCCGACTTGTCGCGGCGATGGCGGAGGCGATCCGCTTCAGCGGGCCGGGGTCGGCGGTGTCGCGCGCCGGCAGCATGGCGCAGTCGCTATGCTGGACGGCACGCGGGCTGGTCCATGCCGTGCCCGATCATGCGACCTTTCGGCGGCAGCTCGATCATATCGTCAGCGCGCTCGTCGCGCGCTGA
- the rplT gene encoding 50S ribosomal protein L20, translated as MSRIKRGTTTRAKHKRVLEQAKGYYGRRKNTIRVAKQAVEKAGQYAYRDRKVKKRSFRGLWIQRINAAVRAEGLTYSQFMHGVKLAGIELDRKVMADLAMNEGGVFTTIIAQAKAALPKAA; from the coding sequence ATGTCACGCATCAAACGCGGCACGACCACGCGTGCCAAGCATAAGCGGGTTTTGGAACAGGCGAAGGGCTATTATGGCCGTCGCAAGAATACGATCCGCGTCGCCAAGCAGGCGGTCGAAAAGGCCGGCCAGTATGCCTATCGCGACCGCAAGGTTAAGAAGCGGAGCTTCCGCGGTCTGTGGATCCAGCGCATCAACGCCGCGGTCCGCGCCGAAGGCCTCACCTATTCGCAGTTCATGCACGGCGTGAAGCTGGCCGGGATCGAACTCGACCGCAAGGTCATGGCCGACCTCGCGATGAACGAAGGTGGCGTGTTCACCACGATCATCGCGCAGGCGAAGGCGGCGCTGCCCAAGGCAGCCTGA
- a CDS encoding GFA family protein: MAFEGSCHCGAVTYSVEGDIPDTAMSCNCSHCRRKGFLLAFVPIDQFRLTGGSDKLESYRFNKHNIDHQFCTDCGCQGFSVGTGPSGEKMAAVNLRCVPDADLDALTIHKVDGASF, encoded by the coding sequence ATGGCATTTGAAGGGAGCTGCCATTGCGGCGCGGTGACCTATTCGGTCGAGGGCGATATTCCCGATACGGCGATGAGCTGCAACTGCTCCCACTGTCGGCGCAAGGGCTTTCTGCTCGCGTTCGTTCCGATCGACCAGTTCCGGCTGACGGGCGGGAGCGACAAGCTCGAATCCTATCGGTTCAACAAACATAATATCGACCATCAGTTCTGTACCGATTGCGGATGTCAGGGTTTTTCGGTCGGCACCGGCCCGTCGGGCGAGAAGATGGCGGCGGTGAACCTGCGCTGCGTTCCCGACGCCGATCTCGACGCGCTCACCATTCACAAGGTCGACGGCGCAAGTTTTTGA
- a CDS encoding LytTR family DNA-binding domain-containing protein — MAKRLTIEILVMVALGLLVGLLGPFGTFGAPPAQRMLVWVIWLLAGYLLFRPTNVVAGWLCEATGLPHFAGKLLALVVASVPLTLIVTMMVTHLSFAHVLRWRGFWTMYLYIVVIAVVASAVMAAVFGRAGPSAATPDPVPSSPAPASAPAAAVPTLPLPPGFGPVLALKGEDHYVRIIGEGREELVLMRMRDAIGRLGERDGLRIHRSWWVAKDAIKAVRRDGRTAVITLRSGHEAPVARDMMPHLRAAGWL, encoded by the coding sequence ATGGCGAAGCGGCTGACGATCGAAATATTGGTGATGGTCGCGCTCGGCCTGCTCGTCGGCCTGCTAGGTCCCTTCGGGACCTTCGGCGCTCCGCCGGCACAGCGGATGCTGGTCTGGGTGATCTGGCTGCTCGCGGGCTATCTGCTTTTTCGCCCGACAAATGTCGTCGCGGGTTGGCTGTGCGAGGCGACGGGGCTGCCGCATTTTGCCGGCAAGCTGCTGGCGCTCGTCGTCGCCAGCGTGCCGCTCACGCTGATCGTCACGATGATGGTGACGCACCTGTCCTTTGCCCACGTGCTGCGCTGGCGCGGTTTCTGGACGATGTATCTCTATATCGTCGTCATCGCGGTCGTGGCGTCGGCGGTGATGGCCGCAGTCTTCGGCCGCGCCGGTCCGAGCGCGGCTACGCCCGACCCCGTACCGTCATCGCCCGCCCCTGCCTCTGCCCCTGCCGCTGCTGTCCCCACGCTCCCGCTGCCGCCCGGCTTCGGTCCGGTGCTCGCGCTGAAGGGCGAGGATCATTATGTCCGCATCATCGGTGAGGGGCGCGAGGAGCTTGTCCTGATGCGGATGCGCGACGCGATCGGGCGCCTTGGCGAACGCGATGGCCTGCGCATCCACCGTAGCTGGTGGGTCGCGAAGGACGCCATCAAAGCGGTGCGCCGCGACGGCCGTACCGCGGTGATCACGCTCCGCTCGGGGCACGAGGCGCCGGTCGCGCGCGACATGATGCCGCACTTGCGCGCGGCGGGATGGCTTTAA
- the pdeM gene encoding ligase-associated DNA damage response endonuclease PdeM, translated as MSAAASFDFAGQQFHMLADRALFWPRHGALIVADLHLEKASWYAALGQPLPPYDSHDTLDRLAALAAETGARAIWCLGDSFHDRDAAERVVPAVADRLFGQAASAKLLWIAGNHDGLTGGAWGGEVADELVVDGIIFRHQSLAHETRPEVSGHFHPKLRLNIRGRHVSRPCFVGDARRLILPAFGALTGGLAAEDPVIAANFSGAYEAMLVARDRQLRFPCPGRPSDDATASRIVAARRA; from the coding sequence ATGTCCGCCGCCGCGAGTTTCGATTTTGCGGGCCAGCAATTTCATATGCTGGCCGACCGGGCGTTGTTCTGGCCGCGCCACGGTGCGCTGATCGTCGCCGACCTGCATCTGGAAAAGGCGAGCTGGTACGCCGCGCTCGGCCAGCCCTTGCCACCCTATGACAGCCACGACACGCTCGATCGGCTTGCCGCGCTTGCCGCCGAAACGGGCGCGCGCGCGATCTGGTGTCTCGGCGACAGTTTTCACGATCGCGATGCTGCCGAGCGTGTCGTCCCGGCGGTCGCCGACCGCCTGTTCGGACAGGCTGCGTCGGCGAAGCTGTTGTGGATCGCGGGCAATCACGATGGGCTGACGGGCGGGGCGTGGGGCGGCGAGGTCGCCGACGAGCTGGTCGTCGACGGGATCATCTTTCGTCACCAGAGTCTGGCACATGAGACGCGCCCCGAGGTTTCGGGGCATTTCCACCCCAAGCTGCGTCTCAACATCCGCGGCCGGCATGTCTCGCGCCCCTGTTTCGTGGGCGATGCACGGCGGTTGATCCTTCCCGCTTTCGGCGCGCTGACCGGTGGTCTCGCCGCCGAGGACCCGGTGATCGCAGCGAATTTTTCCGGGGCTTATGAAGCGATGCTCGTCGCGCGTGACCGGCAGCTACGCTTTCCCTGCCCCGGCCGACCGTCCGATGACGCTACGGCAAGCCGCATCGTCGCTGCCCGCCGGGCCTAA
- a CDS encoding TonB-dependent receptor, with the protein MKSSSLRAARFMRTSALGVSLAIAAVSVPAVAQTAPADTATDDSDNTPIIVTAQGRAQLLSDVPVAISAVSAETLQNSGANDIRQLNQVAPSLLVSSTGSEANGSARIRGIGTVGDNPGLESSVPVFIDGVYRSRSGIGLNELGEIDRVEVQRGPQGTLGGRNSSAGLISIYSKKPSFEFGATGEVTYGNYDYWRIGGSVTGPISDTLAARIDGIWVKRDGFLKDTANNTDVNNRDRYFVRGQLLFEPTDALSIRLIADYTSRDEACCGATYIDKSVNPYIGNLNNLSTPLSVGPAGTPQPNVPQPNGNNIINVLRDLGQPLAAFNQGYSRNISVSPGRSFDGKTKDYGFSGQIDYDLGGATITSITGYREYRSGQAGDLDYGSVDILYRAPSDDAYRQFHTFTQELRVQGEAFDGKLDWLVGGFYANEKLTVRDNLRFGTQYGRFAACRLISGGGLAALYSPTSPGCVAARPAAFGAASPAIYGALDQLDSISDKGSIDDRYNQKDTNWALFTHNIFHITDKLDLTLGVRYTHDKKKFSASFTNDNQACVNVQNAVTGFLTVPALAAVSGGLIGLACQGNSTAELNGVSINDSRSEDEWTGTAILSYKPVDDLMVYASFARGYKAGGFNLDRSALKSPTRSFASQGGAQALVGNLQFDPELVNSYELGAKYSTGPFGLGLTLFRSDFKNFQLNTFNGSVFIVQTVNGCSSDLNGGDRDQSKFTDGATGLPLPGAPANTTPVTPTSSASTTGACPSGDVGYGVRTEGFELEASLVPSRNFRMTAGLTYANTKYRSNLVGNKSGAPLDPALRLLPGNNLSNAPELVATGSVAWTPDIGSSGLTGLVYIDGRMTSDYNTGSDLFPQKEQNGYAIFNARIGVRGPDEKWGIEFWGQNIFNKQYSQVAFNSPFQEGGTSGAFADPQYPGGRQIFSQFLAEPRTYGVTLRGKF; encoded by the coding sequence ATGAAATCATCTTCCCTTCGTGCTGCCCGATTTATGCGCACCAGCGCGCTCGGCGTATCGCTTGCCATCGCTGCCGTGTCGGTACCGGCCGTCGCACAGACTGCACCGGCAGACACCGCGACCGACGACAGCGACAACACCCCGATCATCGTGACCGCACAGGGCCGCGCCCAGCTCCTGTCCGATGTGCCCGTCGCGATTTCGGCGGTCAGCGCCGAAACGCTGCAGAACAGCGGCGCGAACGACATTCGTCAGCTAAACCAGGTCGCACCGTCGCTGCTCGTCTCTTCGACCGGTTCGGAAGCCAATGGTTCGGCGCGTATCCGCGGCATCGGTACGGTCGGCGACAATCCCGGCCTCGAAAGCTCGGTTCCTGTGTTCATCGACGGCGTGTATCGCTCGCGTTCGGGCATCGGTCTCAACGAACTCGGTGAAATCGACCGCGTCGAAGTGCAGCGCGGCCCGCAGGGTACGCTTGGCGGCCGCAACTCGTCGGCGGGCCTGATCAGCATCTATTCGAAAAAGCCGAGCTTCGAATTCGGGGCCACGGGTGAAGTCACCTATGGCAACTACGATTATTGGCGGATCGGTGGCAGCGTCACCGGACCGATCAGCGACACGCTCGCGGCGCGCATCGACGGCATCTGGGTCAAGCGCGACGGCTTTCTGAAGGACACGGCGAACAACACCGACGTCAACAACCGCGACCGCTATTTCGTGCGCGGCCAGTTGCTGTTCGAACCGACCGACGCGCTGTCGATCCGGCTGATCGCCGACTATACGTCGCGTGACGAAGCCTGCTGCGGTGCGACCTACATCGACAAGAGCGTCAACCCCTATATCGGGAACCTCAACAACCTGTCGACGCCGCTGTCCGTGGGACCGGCGGGGACGCCGCAACCGAACGTGCCGCAACCCAATGGCAACAACATCATCAACGTGCTGCGCGACCTCGGCCAGCCGCTCGCGGCGTTCAATCAGGGCTACAGCCGCAATATTTCGGTCAGCCCGGGCCGCAGCTTCGACGGCAAGACCAAGGATTACGGTTTCTCGGGTCAGATCGACTATGATCTTGGCGGTGCGACGATCACCTCGATCACCGGTTACCGCGAATATCGTTCGGGGCAGGCCGGCGACCTCGATTATGGTTCGGTCGACATCCTCTATCGCGCGCCAAGCGACGACGCTTACCGCCAGTTCCATACCTTCACGCAGGAACTGCGTGTGCAGGGCGAGGCTTTCGACGGCAAACTCGACTGGCTCGTCGGCGGCTTCTACGCCAACGAAAAGCTGACGGTGCGCGACAATCTGCGTTTCGGCACGCAGTACGGCCGTTTTGCCGCCTGCCGCCTGATCTCGGGTGGCGGTCTTGCCGCGCTCTATTCGCCGACCTCGCCCGGTTGCGTCGCGGCGCGTCCGGCGGCGTTCGGCGCCGCTTCGCCTGCGATTTATGGCGCGCTCGACCAGCTCGACAGCATCAGCGACAAGGGCAGCATCGACGATCGCTACAACCAGAAGGATACCAACTGGGCGCTGTTCACGCACAATATCTTCCACATCACCGACAAGCTCGATCTGACGCTGGGCGTGCGTTACACCCACGACAAGAAAAAGTTCTCGGCCTCGTTCACCAACGACAATCAGGCGTGCGTCAACGTCCAGAATGCGGTCACCGGCTTCCTGACCGTCCCCGCACTGGCTGCGGTATCTGGCGGCCTTATCGGTCTGGCCTGTCAGGGTAACTCGACCGCCGAGCTCAACGGCGTTTCGATCAACGACAGCCGCAGCGAGGATGAATGGACCGGCACCGCGATCCTGTCGTACAAGCCCGTCGACGATCTGATGGTCTACGCCAGCTTTGCGCGCGGCTATAAGGCGGGCGGCTTCAACCTCGACCGCTCGGCGCTGAAATCGCCGACGCGTTCCTTCGCCTCGCAAGGCGGCGCACAGGCGCTGGTCGGCAACCTGCAGTTCGATCCGGAACTGGTGAACAGCTATGAACTGGGCGCGAAATATTCGACCGGGCCGTTCGGTCTCGGCCTGACCCTGTTCCGGTCGGACTTCAAAAACTTCCAGCTCAATACGTTCAACGGCAGCGTGTTCATCGTCCAGACGGTCAATGGTTGCTCGAGCGATCTCAATGGCGGCGATCGCGATCAGAGCAAGTTCACCGACGGCGCGACGGGTCTTCCGTTGCCGGGCGCACCGGCCAATACGACGCCGGTAACGCCGACCTCGTCCGCATCGACGACGGGCGCCTGCCCATCGGGCGATGTCGGTTATGGCGTGCGGACCGAAGGCTTCGAACTCGAAGCCTCGCTGGTTCCGTCGCGCAACTTCCGCATGACCGCGGGGCTGACCTATGCCAACACCAAATATCGCAGCAATCTGGTTGGCAACAAGTCGGGCGCACCGCTCGATCCGGCGCTCCGCCTTCTGCCCGGCAACAATCTGTCGAACGCGCCCGAACTGGTCGCAACCGGCAGCGTCGCCTGGACTCCGGACATCGGCAGCAGCGGCCTGACCGGTCTTGTCTATATCGATGGCCGTATGACCAGCGACTATAACACCGGGTCGGACCTGTTCCCGCAGAAGGAACAGAATGGCTATGCGATCTTCAACGCGCGTATCGGCGTTCGCGGCCCCGACGAGAAATGGGGCATCGAATTCTGGGGCCAGAATATCTTCAACAAGCAATATTCGCAGGTCGCGTTCAACTCGCCGTTCCAGGAAGGCGGCACCTCCGGCGCCTTCGCCGACCCGCAATATCCGGGCGGTCGTCAGATCTTTTCGCAGTTCCTGGCCGAACCCAGGACCTATGGCGTGACGCTGCGCGGCAAATTCTAA
- a CDS encoding ribose-phosphate pyrophosphokinase — protein MKLISGNSNLPLARAIADYLELPLTDTSVRRFADEEVFVEIHENVRGQDVFVVQPTNFPANDNLMELLIINDALRRASAKRITAVVPYFGYARQDRKPGPRTPISAKLVANLITTSGADRVLAIDLHAGQIQGFFDIPTDNLYAAPVMSADIQARFGGKNLMVVSPDVGGVVRARALAKRLDNAPLAIVDKRRERAGESEVMNIIGDVKGRFCILIDDIVDSAGTLCNAAAALKAAGAEGVVAYCTHGVLSGGAVARVDASELTELVITDSIQPTDAVNDSSKVRALTVAPLLGEAIKRIADESSVSSLFD, from the coding sequence ATGAAACTTATCTCCGGCAACAGCAACCTGCCGCTGGCCCGTGCGATCGCGGACTATCTGGAATTGCCGCTCACCGATACGAGCGTGCGCCGCTTCGCCGACGAGGAAGTCTTCGTCGAAATCCATGAGAATGTCCGCGGTCAGGACGTGTTCGTCGTTCAGCCGACGAACTTCCCGGCGAACGACAATCTGATGGAGCTGCTCATCATCAACGATGCGCTGCGCCGCGCCTCGGCGAAGCGCATCACGGCGGTCGTTCCCTATTTCGGCTATGCGCGCCAGGACCGGAAGCCCGGCCCGCGCACGCCGATCTCGGCAAAGCTCGTTGCGAATCTGATCACCACCTCGGGCGCCGACCGCGTACTCGCGATCGATCTGCACGCGGGGCAGATCCAGGGCTTCTTCGACATTCCGACCGACAATCTTTATGCCGCACCTGTGATGAGCGCCGACATTCAGGCGCGCTTCGGCGGCAAGAATCTGATGGTCGTGTCGCCCGACGTCGGCGGCGTGGTTCGCGCCCGCGCGCTCGCGAAGCGGCTCGACAACGCGCCGCTGGCGATCGTCGACAAGCGCCGTGAACGCGCCGGCGAATCGGAAGTGATGAACATCATCGGCGACGTGAAGGGCCGCTTCTGCATCCTCATCGACGATATCGTCGATTCGGCGGGTACGCTGTGCAACGCCGCCGCCGCGTTGAAGGCTGCGGGCGCCGAGGGCGTCGTAGCCTATTGCACCCACGGCGTACTGTCGGGCGGCGCGGTTGCCCGCGTCGATGCGAGCGAGCTCACCGAACTCGTCATCACCGACTCGATCCAGCCGACCGATGCAGTCAATGACAGCAGCAAGGTTCGCGCGCTTACCGTTGCGCCGCTGCTCGGCGAAGCGATCAAGCGCATCGCCGACGAGTCGAGCGTCTCCTCGCTCTTCGACTGA
- a CDS encoding TonB-dependent receptor, producing MKNRSRRAASLLRTSAAGLSLSFGLLAAPAVAQDAGAETDDSTIIVTATRRSEALSDVPIAVSAVTGDTLEKTGATDVRALGQVAPSLLVSGATSEVNFSARIRGIGTVGENPGLESSVGLFIDGVYRSRTGVGLSELGDIERVEVLRGPQGTLFGRNSTAGLINIVTKGPELGTFAGKGSVSYGNYDYWRVDGMINAPLGDKTAVRLDGVWQKRDGFIENVTPDEPDINDRDRWLVKGQLMFEPTETLSFRLIADYSKREENCCGGILLNPVRNLTRGADGFPVASANTLLPLLQLLGANHQVAPVGTSFVRRQSTTPGVTYRSDTKDWGVSGELDWDLGAATLTSITAYRDYKNAQGQDADFSTLDILRRTDLDRRFRLFTQEVRLQGEAFDGRLDWLVGGYYANEKLDVDDDIIYGANYERFANCLAAATLSAANINPASATCSNLPATTFPGFQGFAALLGAARLNGTGNNGSTFHQRSTNYALFTHNSFDIVEDVLTLTVGARYTHEKKTLAGDANFTNTLCPAIVNSPFQALASLACVINGTAPDIVKGAPGTKFSEGQWTGTAVLSWKPAPEWLVYASASKGYKAGGFNLDYSALDRPCSTTAGSVAQNAACTTALARPANTPGNGRPEASDLQFASEKVDAYELGIKWDGPGIDVNLAAFYQEYSNYQLNTFNGVNFEVTNIQACKDDLGTGPIDNSATTGACPSDRLKPGVVAKGVEIETFLRPARYLSVNMGLTYVDTLYRRNLVGTGGRPLSPVLFQLPGRGVSNAAKYVATAGISWTPPIGSSGMSALVYLDTRLQSDTNTGSNLDIEKEQDAFAVFNGRIGLFGRDRRWGIELWGQNLFNKQYYQIGADMPLQGSGSFRAVAAPAASGHPGTANKLFVGFPGEPRTYGVTLRGQF from the coding sequence ATGAAAAACCGTTCCCGCCGTGCCGCCAGCCTGCTGCGGACCAGTGCCGCCGGCCTGTCGCTTTCGTTCGGCCTGCTGGCCGCGCCCGCCGTGGCGCAGGACGCTGGCGCCGAAACCGACGACAGCACGATCATCGTTACGGCGACCCGGCGCAGCGAAGCACTGTCCGATGTTCCGATCGCGGTTTCGGCGGTCACCGGCGACACGCTCGAGAAAACCGGTGCGACCGATGTTCGCGCGCTGGGACAGGTCGCGCCGTCGCTGCTTGTGTCGGGCGCGACGAGCGAGGTCAATTTCTCGGCGCGTATCCGCGGCATCGGCACGGTCGGCGAGAACCCCGGCCTTGAATCGTCGGTCGGCCTGTTCATCGATGGCGTTTATCGCAGCCGGACGGGCGTCGGCCTGTCCGAACTCGGCGATATCGAACGCGTCGAAGTGCTGCGCGGTCCGCAAGGCACTTTGTTCGGCCGAAACTCGACCGCGGGGCTGATCAATATCGTGACCAAGGGGCCTGAGCTTGGAACCTTCGCGGGGAAGGGTTCGGTGTCCTATGGCAATTATGATTATTGGCGCGTCGACGGCATGATCAACGCGCCGCTGGGCGACAAGACCGCAGTGCGCCTCGACGGCGTCTGGCAGAAGCGCGACGGCTTTATCGAGAATGTCACGCCGGATGAGCCCGATATCAATGACCGCGATCGCTGGCTGGTAAAGGGCCAGCTGATGTTCGAGCCGACCGAGACGCTGAGCTTTCGCCTGATCGCCGATTACAGCAAGCGAGAGGAAAATTGTTGCGGCGGGATATTGTTGAACCCCGTGCGCAACCTGACGCGGGGAGCCGATGGCTTCCCCGTCGCATCGGCGAATACATTGCTGCCGCTGCTGCAATTGCTCGGTGCCAATCATCAGGTCGCGCCCGTGGGAACAAGCTTCGTTCGCCGCCAGTCGACAACGCCCGGCGTCACTTACCGGTCGGATACCAAGGATTGGGGCGTGTCGGGCGAACTCGACTGGGATCTGGGCGCGGCAACGCTGACTTCGATTACCGCCTATCGCGACTACAAAAATGCTCAGGGTCAGGATGCCGATTTCAGTACGCTCGACATCCTGCGCCGTACCGACCTCGATCGCCGTTTCCGGCTGTTCACGCAGGAAGTGCGGCTGCAGGGCGAGGCTTTCGACGGGCGGCTCGACTGGTTGGTCGGCGGCTATTACGCCAACGAAAAACTCGATGTCGACGACGACATCATCTACGGCGCCAATTATGAGCGGTTCGCCAACTGCCTGGCCGCCGCGACGCTTTCGGCGGCGAATATCAATCCGGCGTCGGCGACCTGCTCGAACCTGCCAGCCACGACCTTCCCCGGTTTTCAGGGGTTTGCGGCCTTGCTCGGCGCCGCACGGCTGAACGGCACCGGCAACAATGGATCGACCTTTCACCAGCGCAGCACCAACTATGCGCTGTTCACGCACAACAGCTTCGACATCGTCGAGGATGTGCTGACGCTGACCGTCGGCGCGCGCTACACGCATGAGAAGAAGACACTGGCGGGCGACGCCAATTTCACCAACACGCTGTGTCCGGCAATCGTCAATTCGCCCTTTCAGGCGCTGGCTAGCCTCGCTTGCGTGATCAACGGCACCGCGCCCGACATCGTCAAGGGCGCGCCGGGGACGAAGTTCAGCGAGGGCCAATGGACGGGCACGGCGGTGCTGAGCTGGAAACCCGCGCCCGAATGGCTTGTCTATGCCTCGGCGTCGAAGGGGTACAAGGCGGGTGGCTTCAACCTCGACTATTCGGCGCTCGACCGGCCATGCAGTACGACCGCGGGGTCTGTGGCGCAAAATGCCGCCTGCACCACCGCGCTCGCGCGGCCGGCGAACACGCCGGGCAATGGACGGCCCGAAGCGAGCGACCTGCAATTCGCCAGCGAAAAAGTCGACGCCTATGAACTCGGGATCAAATGGGACGGCCCGGGAATCGACGTCAATCTTGCGGCCTTTTATCAGGAATATAGCAATTATCAGCTCAACACCTTCAACGGCGTCAATTTCGAGGTCACCAATATCCAGGCGTGCAAGGACGACCTTGGGACCGGTCCGATCGACAATAGTGCGACGACGGGCGCCTGCCCCTCCGACCGGCTGAAACCGGGGGTCGTCGCGAAGGGTGTCGAGATCGAGACCTTCCTGCGGCCCGCACGCTATTTGTCGGTCAACATGGGACTGACCTATGTCGACACGCTTTACCGCCGCAATCTGGTCGGTACGGGTGGAAGGCCGCTTTCGCCCGTGCTGTTCCAGCTCCCCGGTCGTGGGGTGTCGAACGCTGCCAAATATGTCGCGACCGCGGGGATCAGCTGGACGCCGCCGATCGGTTCGTCAGGGATGAGCGCGCTCGTCTATCTCGACACGCGTTTGCAGAGCGATACCAACACCGGGTCGAACCTAGACATCGAGAAGGAACAGGATGCCTTTGCGGTGTTCAATGGCCGGATCGGCCTGTTCGGGCGCGACCGCCGCTGGGGCATCGAACTGTGGGGCCAAAATCTGTTCAACAAGCAATATTATCAGATCGGCGCCGACATGCCGCTTCAGGGCTCGGGATCGTTCCGTGCGGTCGCCGCACCTGCCGCGAGCGGGCATCCCGGCACCGCGAACAAATTGTTCGTCGGCTTCCCCGGCGAGCCGCGCACCTATGGTGTGACGCTGCGCGGCCAGTTCTGA
- the hisN gene encoding histidinol-phosphatase, translating into MSITSDLTLANRLADAAGEAIRPLFRSAFAHEAKADASPVTEADRAAEAAMRRLLDAEAPRDGIIGEEYGAERADASRQWVLDPIDGTVSFMAGRPIFGTLIALLQDGWPILGIIDQPIAGERWVGALGQPTLFNGAPARTRSCRSLADAVLATTGPQYFSDHDGEHFMALAAKTSHKRMVFGGDCYNYGLLASGHIDLVVEAGLKLHDFAALAPIVEGAGGTMCDWNGDPLSVDSSGHVIALGDPARLEDVIEGLACHH; encoded by the coding sequence ATGTCGATCACATCTGACCTCACTCTCGCCAACCGCCTCGCCGACGCCGCCGGCGAAGCGATCCGTCCGCTCTTCCGCTCCGCCTTCGCGCATGAAGCGAAGGCCGATGCCTCGCCCGTGACCGAAGCCGACCGCGCCGCCGAAGCCGCGATGCGCCGCCTGCTCGATGCGGAGGCGCCGCGCGACGGGATCATCGGTGAGGAATATGGTGCCGAGCGCGCCGATGCATCGCGCCAATGGGTACTCGACCCGATCGACGGCACCGTCAGTTTCATGGCGGGACGCCCGATCTTCGGCACGCTGATCGCGCTGCTTCAGGATGGCTGGCCCATCCTCGGGATCATCGACCAGCCGATCGCCGGCGAACGCTGGGTCGGCGCGCTGGGGCAGCCGACCCTCTTCAACGGCGCGCCCGCGCGCACGCGTAGCTGTCGCAGCCTCGCCGACGCAGTGCTCGCAACGACCGGCCCGCAATATTTCAGCGACCATGACGGCGAGCATTTTATGGCGCTCGCCGCAAAGACTTCGCACAAGCGCATGGTCTTCGGTGGCGACTGCTATAATTACGGCCTGCTGGCGAGCGGTCACATCGACCTTGTCGTCGAGGCGGGGTTGAAGCTCCACGACTTTGCCGCACTCGCCCCGATCGTCGAGGGCGCGGGCGGAACGATGTGCGACTGGAACGGCGACCCGCTGAGCGTCGACAGTTCGGGCCATGTCATTGCATTGGGGGATCCCGCGCGGCTCGAGGATGTGATCGAGGGGCTCGCCTGCCACCATTGA
- the rpmI gene encoding 50S ribosomal protein L35 encodes MPKMKTKSGVKKRFKFTASGKVKHGVAGKRHRLSSHNAKYIRTNRGTSVLSDSDAAHVRLWAPYGLK; translated from the coding sequence ATGCCCAAGATGAAGACCAAGAGCGGTGTGAAGAAACGCTTCAAATTCACCGCCTCGGGCAAGGTGAAGCACGGCGTCGCCGGCAAGCGTCACCGCCTGAGCAGCCACAATGCGAAATATATCCGTACCAACCGCGGCACCAGCGTGCTCAGCGATTCGGACGCGGCTCATGTGCGCCTCTGGGCGCCCTACGGCCTGAAGTAA